From one Haloplasma contractile SSD-17B genomic stretch:
- a CDS encoding ABC transporter permease produces the protein MLLKNVLRSIKNKPLRLVGIILLVLMASTLYVSLSYSISSLEQQLDTYVKEQNQEDFTFEMNPYLTTSELTEYNIDQSTTQVLELTYLDQKGIINKSEVFSNRINKLKQQHNIEIEKRLYKQFDFESEPLDKKVTIRVFKNATKINKTYIQEGSMPINNQEIALSKVFAEQNGIKLHDSITLNNQEYKIVGYVMFPDYIYPQLSEQSLVFNPSNQVLATMTDEAYNNLNVIESSHYTGIFKEDHKTEIEQLNKEYIVNLIDDKTAFKTGAIYGEIEGNKQMTNAMAGVILILAVIVIGIIVNKSINSEAKQIGVIKSLGYTNIEVMRSYMIYPLIAGLLGSVLGYLLGYIGSSPLSQAYELFYQLPVDEAVHSFDIIIGGTLIPFLSLNVFSLIVIYLIVKKRPLELIKPKSNNKTNKIAKGITRVLKRAKFETRFKYSLALRGTGKLLVSFIGVMIASIYLVFAVMGIGSFDDVIYEAFGDSSYNYQVNYRYPINQVTNESRDLYTMVPSKIKKVNETETDENITLFGVEQNLNLTSIKNQQDESLIDDLYKNKENAVITKMLAIIVGIEIGDTISFETLSGSVKEVIVVGISGNYSYPYIYMQKGTVNEYLGLEDSYYNGLYSKDKVKDDDSIATIFNKTELIESLEELMGIAKMSIYAIIAVAIVIGLIVLILIANFTIEDHFKTISFLKVMGYNKKEVSNMVVNIYLPIVIIAYIIAIPLTIMGFNALMAEIAKEMNYVIPLNISFIQAVMGLFIIVMTYYVSLIIAKRKLNKISLQESLKIEE, from the coding sequence ATGTTATTAAAAAATGTTTTACGTAGTATAAAAAATAAGCCTCTGAGACTAGTAGGAATTATATTACTCGTTCTAATGGCTTCTACACTTTATGTAAGTTTGAGTTATTCAATTTCAAGTCTTGAACAACAGCTTGATACCTATGTTAAAGAGCAGAATCAAGAAGACTTTACATTTGAGATGAATCCTTATTTAACAACTTCTGAATTAACAGAGTACAATATAGACCAATCGACAACACAAGTTTTGGAGTTAACGTATTTAGATCAAAAAGGTATTATTAATAAATCAGAGGTATTTAGTAATCGCATAAATAAGTTAAAACAACAACACAATATTGAAATTGAAAAGCGACTTTATAAGCAATTTGATTTTGAATCAGAACCGTTAGATAAAAAAGTAACAATCCGAGTGTTTAAAAATGCTACTAAAATAAACAAGACTTATATACAAGAAGGTTCAATGCCAATAAATAACCAAGAAATTGCATTGAGCAAAGTATTTGCAGAGCAAAACGGAATCAAGCTTCATGACTCTATTACACTTAATAATCAAGAATATAAAATTGTTGGATATGTGATGTTTCCAGATTATATTTATCCACAATTATCAGAGCAGAGTTTAGTGTTTAATCCGTCTAATCAAGTATTAGCAACAATGACAGATGAAGCGTATAATAATTTAAATGTAATAGAATCATCGCACTATACGGGTATATTTAAAGAAGATCATAAAACAGAAATTGAGCAATTAAATAAAGAGTATATCGTTAATTTAATTGATGATAAAACTGCATTTAAGACTGGAGCTATATACGGAGAGATTGAAGGAAATAAACAGATGACTAATGCAATGGCAGGTGTAATACTAATACTAGCTGTTATCGTGATTGGAATTATTGTTAATAAAAGTATAAATAGTGAAGCCAAACAAATTGGTGTTATAAAGTCATTGGGTTATACAAATATAGAAGTGATGCGTTCTTATATGATTTACCCACTAATTGCTGGTTTATTAGGCTCTGTCCTAGGATATCTTTTAGGGTATATAGGGTCATCCCCCCTAAGCCAGGCATATGAACTGTTTTATCAACTACCAGTAGATGAAGCGGTACATAGTTTTGATATTATAATTGGTGGTACTTTGATTCCATTCCTATCATTAAATGTATTTAGTTTAATTGTAATTTATTTAATTGTTAAGAAACGACCTCTTGAATTAATTAAGCCAAAATCAAATAATAAAACAAATAAAATTGCTAAAGGTATAACTCGCGTGTTAAAGCGTGCTAAATTTGAGACCCGATTTAAATATAGCTTAGCTTTAAGGGGAACAGGTAAATTATTAGTATCCTTTATAGGGGTAATGATTGCGAGTATTTATTTGGTGTTTGCTGTTATGGGCATCGGATCCTTTGATGATGTTATTTATGAAGCGTTTGGTGATTCTAGTTATAACTATCAAGTTAATTACAGGTACCCTATTAATCAAGTGACTAATGAAAGTCGTGATTTATATACAATGGTTCCATCAAAAATTAAAAAAGTAAATGAAACTGAAACGGATGAAAATATTACCCTCTTCGGTGTAGAACAAAATTTAAATTTAACAAGTATAAAGAATCAACAGGATGAATCGTTAATTGATGATCTGTATAAAAATAAAGAAAATGCAGTAATAACAAAAATGTTAGCAATTATTGTAGGCATAGAAATAGGGGATACAATTAGTTTTGAAACATTATCGGGTAGTGTAAAAGAAGTAATAGTTGTTGGGATTTCCGGAAACTACTCTTACCCCTATATTTATATGCAAAAGGGAACTGTTAACGAGTATCTCGGATTAGAAGATAGTTATTACAATGGTCTATACAGTAAAGATAAAGTTAAAGATGATGATTCAATTGCAACGATTTTCAATAAAACGGAACTAATAGAATCCTTAGAAGAATTAATGGGAATAGCAAAAATGTCAATCTATGCAATTATTGCTGTTGCAATCGTTATAGGGTTAATCGTCCTAATCTTAATTGCGAACTTTACGATAGAGGATCACTTTAAAACAATTTCATTCTTAAAAGTGATGGGTTACAATAAAAAAGAAGTATCAAATATGGTGGTAAATATCTACCTTCCTATAGTGATTATAGCGTATATTATTGCTATTCCACTTACAATAATGGGATTCAACGCATTAATGGCTGAAATTGCAAAAGAAATGAACTATGTTATACCACTAAATATTTCATTTATACAAGCAGTAATGGGACTATTTATAATTGTGATGACTTATTACGTATCACTTATAATAGCTAAACGTAAATTAAATAAAATTTCATTACAAGAGTCATTAAAGATAGAAGAGTAA
- a CDS encoding ATPase, giving the protein MEPRIKHVFPGGNTTVGFYSFYDHILSQDAAIHIFSIKGGPGVGKSSFMKKIAKRFLELGYDVEKHHCSSDPDSLDGVVIPKLKVALLDGTAPHIVDPVNPGAVDEILNFGRFWNEDGIREHRDELVKTNREVSRFFKKGYAYLRAADPIYKSIKKTEEKALNRGMLNLKTDYLKTELFSQYEIKKNTGKERHLFGSAITPKGIINYIESITRDDDDIYIIKDSVGTDTYTLMNELKKSAIIRGFDVECYHSPIEIDKIEDLLIPDLNIFITVSNEFHPISLKAKNTIDLTECLDKTVLSELNDELKEDKVVLNNLIDKAMSYIIKAKKLHDRLEEFYIPNMNFDDINDFLEEIINRILDYNK; this is encoded by the coding sequence ATGGAACCAAGAATTAAACATGTATTTCCTGGAGGGAATACAACAGTAGGATTTTATTCATTTTATGATCATATATTGAGTCAAGACGCGGCAATACACATCTTTTCTATAAAAGGGGGACCAGGGGTCGGTAAGTCATCCTTTATGAAAAAGATAGCGAAACGTTTCCTAGAGTTAGGATATGATGTTGAAAAGCATCATTGTTCATCAGACCCGGATTCTTTAGACGGTGTAGTTATTCCAAAATTAAAGGTAGCACTTTTAGATGGAACTGCTCCGCATATTGTTGACCCTGTTAATCCAGGTGCAGTTGACGAAATTTTAAACTTTGGTCGATTCTGGAATGAAGATGGGATAAGAGAACATAGAGATGAGTTGGTAAAAACAAATAGAGAAGTAAGTCGCTTCTTTAAAAAAGGATATGCTTATTTAAGAGCCGCAGATCCAATCTATAAGTCGATTAAGAAAACAGAGGAAAAAGCTCTTAATAGGGGCATGTTAAATTTAAAAACTGACTATTTAAAGACTGAACTTTTTAGTCAATATGAGATTAAGAAAAATACAGGTAAGGAACGTCACTTGTTTGGTTCTGCGATTACACCAAAAGGTATTATTAATTATATTGAAAGTATTACAAGGGATGACGATGATATCTATATCATTAAAGACTCTGTAGGAACCGATACTTATACATTAATGAACGAACTAAAGAAATCTGCAATCATACGCGGATTTGATGTTGAATGCTACCATTCTCCAATTGAAATAGATAAAATAGAAGATTTATTAATACCAGATTTAAATATATTTATTACAGTATCGAATGAATTCCATCCAATCAGTCTTAAGGCAAAAAATACAATTGATTTAACTGAATGCTTAGACAAAACAGTACTAAGTGAGTTAAACGATGAACTAAAAGAGGATAAAGTAGTATTAAATAATTTAATTGACAAAGCTATGTCATATATAATAAAAGCAAAAAAATTACATGACAGGTTAGAAGAGTTTTACATACCAAATATGAACTTTGATGATATAAATGATTTCTTAGAGGAGATCATAAATCGGATTTTAGACTATAATAAGTAA
- a CDS encoding tocopherol cyclase family protein — protein sequence MFKEIRNPDLYHGRRKKNNYFEGWYFKIVDVNNEHSYAFIPGISKGKELDDSHSFIQVLDGNNVTTEYIKFDQKDFHSEKKTFEIGILNNKFSLSKLSLAIEGETKLSGTLRFKNILKWPDSILNPGSMGYYNYFTFMECYSQVCALNGDIEGILTINNKEIDFTNGKVYIEKNWGKSFPQSWIWIQSNSFNDRNVSLTCSIGRVPFLFGKTFSGFLVALSVNNQVYKFTTMNKSKMTINRSGNDVRIDFKRKNLLLKIKTKSKLNQFIQVKGPKNGEMVSVVDETLKGEVVLKLIDLTTHEIIYSGVGKRAGIEYGGELRIL from the coding sequence ATGTTTAAAGAAATTAGAAATCCAGATTTATACCATGGGCGAAGAAAAAAGAATAATTATTTTGAGGGATGGTACTTTAAAATAGTAGATGTAAACAATGAACATTCCTATGCATTTATACCAGGAATATCAAAAGGCAAAGAGTTAGATGATTCACATTCTTTTATTCAAGTTTTAGATGGAAATAATGTAACAACTGAGTATATAAAATTTGATCAGAAAGACTTTCACTCAGAAAAAAAGACATTCGAAATAGGGATACTTAATAATAAATTTAGTCTAAGTAAATTGAGTTTAGCGATTGAAGGTGAAACTAAACTATCAGGTACGCTAAGGTTTAAAAATATATTAAAGTGGCCAGATTCAATTTTAAATCCTGGAAGTATGGGTTATTATAACTACTTTACTTTTATGGAATGTTATAGCCAAGTGTGCGCGTTAAATGGGGATATAGAAGGTATATTAACCATTAATAATAAAGAAATTGATTTTACTAATGGTAAAGTATATATTGAAAAAAATTGGGGGAAGAGTTTTCCACAGTCCTGGATTTGGATACAATCAAACAGCTTTAACGACAGAAATGTTTCCTTAACGTGTTCAATCGGGAGAGTACCATTTTTATTTGGGAAAACATTTAGTGGATTTTTAGTTGCACTATCTGTAAATAATCAAGTATATAAATTTACTACTATGAATAAAAGCAAAATGACTATTAATCGTTCAGGTAATGATGTAAGAATCGATTTTAAACGAAAGAATCTACTATTGAAAATTAAGACAAAGAGTAAGCTTAACCAGTTTATACAAGTTAAGGGACCCAAAAATGGTGAAATGGTATCAGTGGTGGATGAAACACTAAAAGGGGAAGTGGTTTTAAAACTAATTGACCTTACAACTCATGAAATTATATATAGTGGTGTAGGTAAACGTGCAGGAATAGAGTACGGAGGAGAATTAAGAATTTTATAG
- a CDS encoding TetR/AcrR family transcriptional regulator, translating to MPTETFFNLKQDKRDRILKSAINEFSRYSYQKTNIANIAKQANISKGSMYQYFKDKQDLYIYLIHYGTQKKMEFLGNTLNNRLDHPFMDILRELYKQGVTFAIQHLELAKLFINFTKEQDLPFKNKLIEEGMEKSNRILADLLKKGKLKGEVNEGIDEQLTAVLLSQIDLYIVDTLLAELDHSNIKLKMDDYLSKVDKMLDLFEYGIKKRT from the coding sequence ATGCCAACAGAAACATTTTTTAATTTAAAGCAAGACAAACGTGACCGCATTTTAAAGAGTGCAATTAATGAGTTTTCCAGGTATTCATACCAAAAAACAAATATAGCTAATATTGCTAAACAAGCAAATATATCTAAAGGAAGTATGTATCAGTATTTTAAAGATAAACAAGATCTATATATTTATCTAATTCATTACGGAACACAGAAAAAAATGGAGTTTTTAGGCAATACTTTAAATAATAGATTAGACCATCCGTTTATGGATATATTAAGAGAACTTTATAAGCAGGGAGTAACGTTTGCAATACAACATCTTGAATTAGCTAAATTATTTATAAATTTTACAAAGGAACAGGACTTGCCATTTAAAAATAAATTGATAGAAGAAGGCATGGAGAAAAGTAATAGGATACTAGCTGATCTCTTAAAAAAAGGAAAATTGAAAGGTGAAGTTAATGAGGGAATCGATGAACAATTAACTGCAGTTCTATTATCACAAATAGATCTATATATTGTAGATACATTACTAGCTGAATTAGACCATAGTAACATTAAGTTAAAAATGGATGACTATTTATCAAAAGTTGATAAGATGTTAGATTTGTTTGAGTATGGAATTAAAAAAAGAACATAA
- a CDS encoding manganese catalase family protein — MWIYTKRFQHPVDVKKTDLALAKNILTQFGGPDGELAASMRYLSQRYTMPTGKTKALLTDIGTEELAHMEMVSALVYQLTVDADPEEIEGSAFAPYYAIHGKGIYPAASTGEPFTAAYFQSTNDLKANLHEDMAAEQKARAAYENLMNLTDDPAVLDVLGWLREREVVHFQRFGEALTDLYDQLDNKRSFHIDNRDNEIIRPNKDINLTTNCADFNNMLD; from the coding sequence ATGTGGATCTATACGAAACGATTTCAACATCCAGTTGATGTAAAAAAGACAGATTTGGCATTAGCTAAAAATATCTTAACTCAATTTGGAGGACCAGACGGTGAATTGGCTGCAAGTATGCGATATCTTAGTCAACGTTATACAATGCCTACAGGTAAAACTAAAGCTTTATTAACGGATATTGGTACAGAAGAGTTAGCTCATATGGAAATGGTATCTGCACTTGTTTATCAATTAACAGTAGATGCAGACCCTGAAGAAATTGAAGGCTCAGCTTTTGCTCCCTATTATGCAATTCATGGTAAAGGTATTTATCCTGCCGCATCGACAGGGGAACCCTTCACAGCTGCGTATTTTCAGTCAACGAATGATTTAAAGGCGAACTTACATGAGGACATGGCTGCAGAGCAAAAGGCGCGTGCTGCTTATGAAAATCTTATGAACTTAACTGATGATCCTGCTGTCTTAGATGTTTTAGGTTGGTTAAGAGAGCGTGAAGTTGTTCATTTTCAACGTTTTGGTGAGGCGTTGACAGATCTTTACGATCAGTTAGATAACAAGCGTTCTTTTCATATTGATAATCGAGATAATGAAATCATAAGACCAAATAAAGATATTAATCTAACTACTAACTGTGCTGATTTTAATAATATGTTGGATTAA
- a CDS encoding undecaprenyldiphospho-muramoylpentapeptide beta-N-acetylglucosaminyltransferase — protein sequence MKKIILTGGGTSGHVTPNIALIPKLKKEGYQIHYIGTQNGIEQNLIGEQEEITYHAIKGGKLRRYVSFKNIVDACKVMGGFVQACHVIRKVKPNVIFSKGGYVSTPVVWGAKLFRVPIVIHESDYTVGLANKLSIPFANKVCFAFPETFEHLPREKSVYTGIPIRDELFSGNKEKGYKFTGLNNKKPILLVTGGSLGSTFINKIVRNQLDELLNHYQVCHLCGKGKLDESLQTKKGYKQYEYISKELPDIFAISDVVVTRGGATFLYELLALKKPMLIIPLSKNASRGDQILNAKSFSKQGFADYIEEEDLTSDRFLISIKQLNKNKENIINKITEYRRESSTKKVLDIIKSITK from the coding sequence ATGAAGAAAATAATATTAACAGGTGGAGGCACTTCCGGTCATGTAACACCAAATATAGCTTTAATTCCTAAATTAAAAAAAGAAGGATATCAGATACACTATATAGGTACACAGAATGGGATTGAACAAAACCTAATAGGTGAACAAGAAGAGATAACATACCATGCAATAAAAGGTGGAAAATTAAGACGTTACGTTTCCTTTAAAAATATAGTGGATGCTTGCAAAGTAATGGGAGGTTTTGTACAGGCGTGCCATGTAATAAGAAAAGTTAAACCTAATGTTATATTTAGCAAGGGTGGATACGTATCAACGCCTGTAGTATGGGGAGCGAAACTATTTCGAGTACCAATCGTTATACATGAATCCGATTATACGGTTGGACTAGCAAATAAATTATCAATACCATTTGCAAATAAAGTATGTTTTGCGTTTCCTGAAACGTTTGAGCATCTACCTAGAGAAAAAAGTGTTTATACGGGTATACCAATTCGAGACGAATTATTTTCAGGAAATAAAGAAAAAGGATACAAATTTACAGGGCTAAATAACAAGAAGCCAATCTTACTTGTTACGGGAGGTAGTTTAGGATCAACCTTTATAAATAAGATTGTACGTAATCAATTGGATGAATTATTAAATCACTATCAAGTCTGCCATCTATGTGGCAAAGGAAAGCTAGATGAATCCCTACAAACTAAAAAAGGATACAAACAGTATGAGTATATAAGTAAAGAATTACCTGATATATTCGCAATAAGTGATGTTGTAGTAACAAGAGGCGGGGCTACATTCTTATATGAATTACTAGCATTAAAAAAACCAATGTTGATTATTCCATTATCAAAAAATGCAAGTCGAGGAGATCAAATACTAAATGCTAAATCATTTAGTAAACAAGGATTTGCAGACTATATTGAAGAAGAAGATTTAACATCAGATCGCTTTTTGATAAGCATAAAACAACTCAATAAGAATAAAGAAAACATTATAAATAAAATTACTGAATATAGACGAGAAAGTTCAACAAAAAAAGTCTTAGATATTATAAAAAGTATTACAAAGTAA
- a CDS encoding spore coat associated protein CotJA, whose translation MQYEMNMNYPNVNFKLARAYVFPQPYRNLFTIQEALKKGTIFKDLYRPYKVKVGGKYYYE comes from the coding sequence ATGCAATACGAAATGAATATGAATTATCCAAATGTGAACTTTAAGTTAGCAAGAGCATACGTATTCCCACAACCATATCGAAACTTATTTACGATTCAGGAAGCATTAAAAAAGGGAACGATTTTTAAAGACTTATATCGTCCATATAAGGTGAAAGTTGGAGGTAAGTATTATTATGAATAA
- a CDS encoding Gfo/Idh/MocA family protein — protein sequence MKQNSKVKWGIIGTGMIASQFAKGLKVVKNGTLEAVASRTLSKAETFKEAFSAKKAHGSYEELAKNPDVDVIYIGTPHTYHKENMILCIENGKHVLCEKPFTLNANDAKEVIDLAKKHKVFLMEAMWTKFLPTTREVKKWVNNNLIGKVQMLQANFGFRSNLQPESRLFNPNLGGGSLLDVGIYPVTYTTMFLGLNPDQILSVADIGETGVDEQASILLKYKNGSIGSLNSALRTDIGTKAIIYGTDGQIEVDHFFMAERAKLIKNGEIVEEFIGSFKKNGYEYEAEEVGDCILNKKLESDVNPLKDTVSILEIMDKIRFQWKLKYPTED from the coding sequence ATGAAACAAAATTCTAAAGTAAAATGGGGTATCATTGGAACAGGAATGATTGCAAGTCAATTTGCAAAAGGTTTAAAAGTTGTTAAGAATGGAACATTAGAAGCTGTTGCTTCACGCACGTTATCAAAAGCAGAAACATTTAAAGAAGCGTTTTCTGCAAAAAAAGCACATGGTAGCTATGAAGAATTAGCTAAGAATCCGGATGTTGATGTAATATATATTGGAACACCACATACCTATCATAAGGAGAACATGATCCTATGTATCGAAAATGGTAAACACGTTTTATGTGAGAAGCCGTTTACGCTTAATGCAAATGATGCAAAGGAAGTAATTGATCTTGCTAAGAAACATAAAGTTTTTTTAATGGAAGCGATGTGGACGAAATTTTTACCAACCACTAGAGAAGTTAAAAAATGGGTGAATAATAATCTAATTGGAAAAGTTCAAATGCTCCAGGCTAACTTCGGATTTAGAAGTAACTTACAACCTGAGAGTCGTTTATTTAATCCGAATTTAGGTGGGGGTTCACTACTAGATGTAGGAATTTATCCAGTTACCTACACCACTATGTTTCTAGGATTAAATCCAGATCAAATATTAAGTGTTGCGGATATAGGAGAAACAGGTGTTGATGAACAAGCGTCTATCTTGTTAAAATATAAAAACGGTAGTATAGGTTCTCTTAACTCTGCTTTAAGAACAGATATAGGTACAAAAGCAATTATATACGGAACAGATGGTCAGATTGAAGTTGATCATTTCTTTATGGCAGAAAGAGCAAAGTTAATAAAAAATGGAGAGATTGTTGAAGAGTTTATTGGTTCATTTAAGAAGAATGGTTATGAGTATGAGGCAGAGGAAGTAGGAGACTGTATTCTAAACAAAAAACTAGAAAGTGATGTAAATCCTCTAAAAGATACTGTTAGTATATTAGAAATAATGGATAAAATTCGCTTTCAATGGAAACTAAAGTATCCAACAGAGGACTAA
- a CDS encoding spore coat protein CotJB yields MNNYNYMNNNNMLSKEDLMKRITELSFYAVDLNLFLDNHPDSQQALQDYRIISQNLRQLEDIYAKNYGPLYNFGASGQFNNWTWIEEPWPWENK; encoded by the coding sequence ATGAATAATTACAACTATATGAATAATAACAATATGTTAAGTAAAGAAGACCTAATGAAGCGCATTACCGAACTAAGTTTTTATGCTGTGGATCTTAACTTATTTTTAGATAATCACCCTGATAGTCAACAAGCTCTTCAAGATTATCGTATTATATCTCAAAACCTGAGACAATTAGAAGATATATATGCAAAAAACTATGGTCCTTTATATAACTTTGGAGCATCAGGACAGTTTAATAATTGGACTTGGATTGAAGAACCATGGCCGTGGGAAAATAAATAG
- a CDS encoding ABC transporter ATP-binding protein: MSIKVEQVKKTYVTGEVKTHALRGIDLKIKEGELVVILGPSGSGKSTLLNVISGLDTVTEGTIRVNNQEITSYNEKKLTSFRRNKLGFIFQSYNLLPNLTTYENVEVGEYLSKSPLSINDILNQVGLKSEKNKFPYQMSGGQQQRVSIARAVVKNPSILFCDEPTGSLDEDTGKQVLKVLQDLNNELGTTIIIVTHNIAIKDIADRVIKMRSGEIDEIITNDQKIDAKEVSWG, from the coding sequence ATGTCAATTAAAGTTGAGCAAGTAAAAAAGACATATGTAACTGGTGAAGTTAAAACACATGCATTGAGAGGAATTGATTTAAAAATTAAAGAAGGAGAACTAGTTGTAATACTAGGTCCATCGGGTTCAGGGAAGTCCACATTGTTAAATGTAATAAGTGGCCTTGATACGGTTACAGAAGGTACAATAAGAGTTAATAATCAAGAGATTACAAGTTATAACGAGAAAAAACTTACGTCATTTAGAAGAAATAAACTCGGATTTATATTTCAAAGCTACAATCTACTACCGAATTTAACCACATATGAAAACGTAGAGGTAGGAGAATATTTAAGTAAATCACCTCTATCAATTAACGATATTTTAAATCAGGTGGGATTAAAAAGTGAAAAAAATAAATTTCCATATCAAATGTCTGGTGGACAGCAACAGAGAGTATCAATTGCGCGAGCAGTAGTTAAAAATCCTTCAATCTTATTCTGTGATGAACCAACTGGATCGCTTGATGAAGATACAGGAAAGCAAGTACTAAAAGTATTACAGGATTTAAATAATGAATTAGGAACTACCATCATTATTGTAACGCATAATATAGCAATTAAAGATATAGCTGATAGGGTAATTAAAATGAGATCAGGAGAAATTGATGAGATTATTACTAACGATCAAAAAATAGATGCTAAAGAAGTGAGTTGGGGATAA
- a CDS encoding iron-containing alcohol dehydrogenase produces MENFIWYNPTKMYFGKGQVSSLNKELKNYQNILFVYGGGSIKKNGLYDEVRSILKNNNKNYIELSGVEPNPKITSVREGIKLVKEHNIDLLLPVGGGSTIDCAKAIAIGAKYDGDIMDVLNKKALVEEGLPIASVLTLAATGTEMNPRSVITNWEENLKLGIGDWETDATYPKVSICDPTYTLTVPRNQTVNGIVDIMSHTLEQYFTDQEDSVLGDQFAESILKTIIDIGPKLVDDLENYKLRETMMLCGTLAWNGLLRGLLNKGDWSCHAMEHALSALYDIPHGEGLAIVTPIWMEYVSKKRNDKFKKLATNVFNISPKKYTDDELVSEGINAFKAFISKLGAPTSLAHYGITDRKTDELVEKTLLGRQKIGRYIPLASFDVKEIMERVYKLEKELVYSN; encoded by the coding sequence ATGGAGAACTTTATATGGTATAATCCTACAAAAATGTATTTCGGTAAAGGACAAGTTTCAAGTCTAAATAAAGAGCTGAAGAATTATCAAAACATACTGTTTGTATATGGTGGAGGAAGTATTAAAAAGAATGGGTTATATGATGAAGTTAGGTCTATTCTTAAAAATAATAACAAGAATTATATCGAATTATCAGGTGTCGAACCAAATCCGAAAATTACAAGTGTAAGAGAAGGAATAAAGCTGGTTAAAGAACATAACATAGATTTACTTTTACCCGTAGGTGGTGGAAGTACAATCGACTGTGCGAAAGCGATAGCTATAGGAGCCAAATACGATGGTGATATAATGGATGTATTAAATAAGAAAGCATTAGTAGAAGAAGGGTTACCGATTGCATCCGTTTTAACACTTGCAGCAACAGGTACAGAAATGAATCCTAGATCAGTAATAACAAATTGGGAAGAAAACTTAAAGTTAGGTATAGGTGATTGGGAAACAGATGCCACATATCCGAAGGTGTCTATCTGCGATCCAACTTATACATTAACTGTCCCTAGAAATCAAACTGTTAATGGTATAGTCGATATTATGTCACACACCTTAGAGCAGTATTTCACTGATCAGGAAGATTCAGTATTAGGTGATCAGTTTGCAGAGTCAATATTAAAAACAATAATTGATATCGGTCCTAAACTCGTAGATGATTTAGAAAACTATAAACTAAGAGAAACGATGATGCTTTGTGGAACATTAGCATGGAATGGACTATTGAGAGGTTTATTAAATAAAGGGGATTGGTCTTGTCATGCAATGGAACATGCACTTTCGGCTCTTTATGATATTCCACATGGAGAAGGCTTAGCTATTGTAACACCAATATGGATGGAGTATGTTTCTAAGAAACGAAACGATAAGTTTAAAAAACTTGCAACGAATGTTTTTAATATATCACCTAAAAAGTATACGGATGATGAGCTAGTATCTGAGGGGATTAATGCGTTTAAAGCATTTATTTCCAAACTAGGTGCTCCTACATCACTGGCACACTATGGTATTACAGATCGGAAGACAGACGAACTTGTGGAAAAGACGTTGTTAGGTAGACAAAAGATTGGCCGATATATTCCACTAGCTAGTTTTGATGTTAAAGAAATAATGGAACGTGTGTATAAACTAGAAAAAGAATTAGTATACAGTAACTAA